The following coding sequences lie in one Acidimicrobiales bacterium genomic window:
- a CDS encoding NADH-quinone oxidoreductase subunit M codes for MSTLVLASEAAGHAAPDFPILTALVALPAVGALAVALVPNRRAELHRLVALLFSVGAGALSLYLLADFDKGDAGYQFEINRSWIADFGISWHVGIDGISLFLVVLTGLLFPIALIGTSPQRDQKAYYAWLLILEAGCLGVFMALDLFLFFVFFEIVLVPMYFLIGGWGYGKRVYAALKFFLFTMFGSALMLVGIVSLAFLHRDAMNDRNEAEAQELIAQANSGDIEADSALSARIEELQSGDAKLDFDLVTIAESRTVVDNDAGANPFDWTAARWIFLAFALAFAVKVPLFPLHTWLPDAHTEAPTAGSVILAGVLLKLGTYGLVRFGLYLFPDAATFFAPTLVTLGVIGIVYGAVVATMQKDLKRLVAYSSVAHLGFIVLGTFAITTQGLQGGILQNVNHGLSTGALFLLVGMISDRRHTREISALKGIQKVAPIFAAVFTLVMMSSIGLPGLNGFVGEFLVLVGSFLTRRWWAIVAATGVILAAVYLLWAYQRVFHGEPDEENKGFAELSWREGMVLAPLLGLIVFLGVYPKPVLERMEPAVDRLINHVEDNSDYEQPPIAADGPVELEEAEAEEGSAP; via the coding sequence ATGTCGACCCTGGTCCTGGCGAGCGAGGCCGCGGGACATGCCGCGCCCGACTTCCCGATCCTCACCGCGCTCGTGGCGCTGCCGGCCGTCGGGGCGCTGGCCGTCGCGCTGGTCCCCAACCGGCGGGCCGAGCTGCACCGGCTGGTGGCGCTGCTGTTCTCCGTCGGCGCCGGGGCGCTGAGCCTCTACCTGCTGGCCGACTTCGACAAGGGCGACGCCGGCTACCAGTTCGAGATCAACCGCTCGTGGATCGCCGACTTCGGCATCTCCTGGCACGTCGGCATCGACGGCATCTCGCTGTTCCTGGTGGTGCTGACCGGCCTCCTCTTCCCGATCGCTCTGATCGGCACCTCCCCACAACGCGACCAGAAGGCGTACTACGCCTGGCTGCTGATCCTCGAGGCCGGCTGCCTCGGGGTGTTCATGGCCCTCGATCTCTTCCTGTTCTTCGTGTTCTTCGAGATCGTGCTGGTGCCGATGTACTTCCTCATCGGCGGCTGGGGCTACGGCAAGCGGGTGTACGCGGCGCTCAAGTTCTTCCTGTTCACGATGTTCGGCTCGGCGTTGATGCTGGTCGGCATCGTGAGCCTGGCGTTCCTGCACCGCGACGCGATGAACGACCGCAACGAGGCCGAGGCGCAGGAGCTGATCGCCCAGGCCAACAGCGGTGACATCGAGGCCGACTCGGCGCTGTCGGCCCGGATCGAGGAGCTCCAGTCGGGCGACGCCAAGCTCGACTTCGACCTGGTGACGATCGCCGAGTCGCGCACCGTCGTCGACAACGACGCCGGCGCCAACCCGTTCGACTGGACCGCGGCCCGCTGGATCTTCCTGGCCTTCGCCCTGGCGTTCGCGGTGAAGGTGCCGCTGTTCCCGTTGCACACGTGGCTGCCCGACGCCCACACCGAGGCGCCCACGGCCGGGTCGGTGATCCTGGCCGGGGTGCTGCTGAAGCTGGGCACTTACGGGTTGGTCCGCTTCGGGTTGTACCTGTTCCCCGACGCGGCCACGTTCTTCGCCCCGACCCTGGTGACGTTGGGCGTGATCGGCATCGTCTACGGCGCCGTGGTGGCGACGATGCAGAAGGACCTCAAACGCCTGGTGGCCTACTCGTCGGTGGCCCACCTCGGGTTCATCGTGCTGGGCACCTTCGCCATCACCACCCAGGGCCTGCAGGGCGGCATCCTCCAGAACGTCAACCACGGCCTGTCCACCGGAGCGTTGTTCCTCCTGGTCGGGATGATCTCCGACCGGCGCCACACCCGCGAGATCTCGGCGCTGAAGGGCATCCAGAAGGTGGCGCCGATCTTCGCGGCGGTGTTCACGCTGGTGATGATGTCGTCGATCGGGCTGCCGGGCCTCAACGGGTTCGTCGGCGAGTTCCTGGTGCTGGTGGGGTCGTTCCTGACCCGGCGCTGGTGGGCGATCGTCGCTGCCACCGGCGTGATCCTCGCCGCCGTGTACCTGCTGTGGGCCTACCAGCGGGTGTTCCACGGCGAGCCCGACGAGGAGAACAAGGGCTTCGCCGAGCTGAGCTGGCGTGAGGGCATGGTGCTGGCGCCGCTGCTCGGGCTGATCGTGTTCCTGGGCGTCTACCCCAAGCCGGTCCTCGAACGGATGGAGCCCGCGGTCGACCGCCTGATCAACCACGTCGAGGACAACAGCGACTACGAGCAACCGCCGATCGCCGCCGACGGTCCCGTCGAGCTCGAAGAGGCCGAGGCCGAGGAAGGATCTGCGCCGTGA
- a CDS encoding NADH-quinone oxidoreductase subunit N yields MIALLAILNQPIPVDPTPIDTPHVDWWALGPMLALVGGALLLMLLTSFVRSRLFPGAYALITSASAITAIGLAIYLWNRVQDSDRGPYSTLDGALGVDGFSVFATIVLASGVVLSALLIDGYLRREGLDGVEAYVLLLLSASGGVVMSQANDLIVLFLGLEILSIAVYVLAALHLRRVTSQEAGLKYFILGGFASAFLLYGIALIYGGTGTTNLTTIMGLFSTSVLENDGLVFAGLALLLVGLGFKVSAVPFHFWTPDVYQGAPTPMVAWMASGVKVAGFAGLIRVFVVGFQTYSVDWQPLLFGLAVATLLVGSVLAVVQTNVKRMLAYSSISHAGYVLVGVQAASDDGVQAALFYLAAYTFMVAGTFGVVTLVGRRGDARHALEDYRGLGRERPLLALALTLFLFAQAGVPLTSGFFAKFYVITAAVDAGSTWLAVVAMVAAVIAAFLYLRIIVAMYMGDEEAAPEGGRVAVSVGAGVALTLCLVVTIGVGVWPGAISGWAQDAVPVLVASG; encoded by the coding sequence GTGATCGCCCTGCTCGCCATCCTCAACCAGCCGATACCCGTCGACCCCACCCCGATCGACACGCCGCACGTCGACTGGTGGGCACTGGGGCCGATGCTCGCCCTGGTCGGCGGGGCGCTGCTGCTGATGCTGCTGACGTCGTTCGTGCGGTCGCGGCTGTTCCCCGGCGCGTACGCCCTGATCACGTCGGCCTCGGCGATCACCGCCATCGGCCTGGCGATCTACCTGTGGAACCGGGTGCAGGACAGCGACCGGGGCCCCTACTCCACCCTCGACGGCGCCCTCGGCGTCGACGGCTTCTCGGTGTTCGCCACGATCGTGCTGGCGTCGGGCGTCGTGCTGTCGGCCCTGCTGATCGACGGCTACCTGCGCCGTGAGGGCCTCGACGGCGTGGAGGCCTACGTCCTGCTGCTGCTGTCGGCCTCGGGCGGCGTGGTGATGTCCCAGGCCAACGACCTCATCGTCCTGTTCCTCGGCCTGGAGATCCTGTCGATCGCCGTCTACGTGCTGGCGGCGCTGCACCTCCGCCGGGTCACGTCGCAGGAGGCGGGCCTCAAGTACTTCATCCTCGGCGGGTTCGCCTCGGCGTTCCTGCTCTACGGCATCGCCCTGATCTACGGCGGCACCGGCACCACCAACCTCACCACGATCATGGGCCTGTTCAGCACCAGCGTGCTGGAGAACGACGGCCTCGTCTTCGCCGGCCTGGCGCTGCTGCTGGTGGGCCTCGGCTTCAAGGTGTCGGCCGTCCCGTTCCACTTCTGGACGCCTGACGTCTACCAGGGCGCGCCCACCCCGATGGTGGCGTGGATGGCGTCCGGCGTGAAGGTCGCCGGCTTCGCCGGGCTGATCCGGGTGTTCGTGGTGGGCTTCCAGACCTACTCGGTCGACTGGCAGCCGCTGCTGTTCGGCCTGGCCGTGGCGACGCTGCTGGTGGGCTCGGTGCTGGCGGTCGTGCAGACGAACGTCAAGCGGATGCTGGCCTACAGCTCGATCTCCCACGCCGGCTACGTGCTGGTCGGTGTGCAGGCCGCCAGCGACGACGGCGTCCAGGCGGCGCTGTTCTACCTGGCCGCCTACACGTTCATGGTCGCCGGCACGTTCGGGGTGGTGACACTGGTCGGCCGCCGGGGCGATGCCCGCCACGCGCTGGAGGACTACCGGGGCCTCGGCCGGGAGCGCCCGCTGCTGGCGCTGGCGTTGACCCTGTTCCTGTTCGCCCAGGCCGGGGTGCCGCTGACGTCCGGGTTCTTCGCCAAGTTCTACGTGATCACGGCGGCGGTCGACGCCGGGTCGACCTGGCTGGCGGTCGTCGCCATGGTCGCCGCCGTGATCGCGGCGTTCCTCTACCTGCGCATCATCGTCGCCATGTACATGGGCGACGAGGAGGCGGCGCCCGAAGGTGGCCGTGTGGCCGTCTCTGTGGGCGCGGGCGTGGCGTTGACGCTGTGCCTCGTCGTCACCATCGGCGTCGGTGTGTGGCCCGGCGCCATCAGCGGCTGGGCCCAGGACGCCGTCCCGGTCCTCGTCGCTTCGGGCTAG